The proteins below are encoded in one region of Diorhabda carinulata isolate Delta chromosome 3, icDioCari1.1, whole genome shotgun sequence:
- the LOC130891585 gene encoding transient receptor potential cation channel protein painless-like: MAYVLEMVNVLENRPLLNQISTENDKSPTDLTTKFLNIIRYEPEPTARELNEICSEVKSKLGTIDCIDEDWYGWEPIHFVARNCNVENLQVILDYIDDRAVNSLTYFSENALHVLLQYEKSVTPFSASLHNGSESKAIAILGPENPAIEQCAKLLIERGIDVNHTNCWNETPLSLAIRYRYIKLINFLLTIDYLDLDSFKECGKPLRQYLKWNLYINLPQSYVEEEDISTMRFNLLKSGDEESFMSYKIESISDSVNCFDGNDAYNSSGTMLQLCMIKGYLEFIQDKHSNVKKLINYDIKDTPLLTIFKAKGMSRCIIFLLDNGADPSITSRKFPKTLLEYSAIRGYYPFVAILLYHKNSKINSNEIFSILSKVSSILLDVENISKAFYIKCVIYLLLNKLVILNRYNKERLTHKKLEVLNKILHQLNLENDDLQMDDSEMICLILHLGASLTACDPKADRNDYHKMIVQRLDQNILKSHFDDCIQGTRFIYDSIIQDDNKVYDENRTLNFLVKDSSKRKLLVHPLIIELTRQKWAKMCRFFYVDMLLYTMFLLSIYVYMIYTHFNQSSFYINSVFYLLLIIHFGKETMQLLLLYGSKYFYETSNNLEVTTIFCCIITILYPNIYTSVLSILVGTLIFFIMLGQLPFFSKYTIIFSSIRYFFQYTGFYFIQFVSFALSFYIVFPFPDSSDNPKWGDIFKSLFYTLIQFTGEFNDRVLEPTEYPVFGRITMTVFIFCMTIILNNLLVSLMVSDMDNIQKRGRLYKQVKLTSFIESTSRFVKRLHDFKYLNFIKNILKHVNIFRKGHEKVFINVNIAKFKDENKEYLEDIKKREVFDTNVLKDVYTILLK, from the exons ATGGCATACGTTTTAGAAATGGTAAACGTACTGGAAAATCGGCCATTACTCAATCAAATATCAAccgaaaatgataaaagcccAACCGAtttaacaactaaatttttaaatatcattcgTTACGAACCCGAACCTACTGCTAGGGAATTAAATGAGATTTGCTCTGAAGTTAAATCGAAGTTAGGAACGATTGACTGTATCGATGAAGATTGGTATGGTTGGGAACCGATTCACTTCGTAGCAAGAAATTGTAACGTTGAGAATCTTCAAGTTATTCTTGATTATATTGATGATCGAGCGGTGAATTCGTTGACGTACTTCTCGGAAAACGCCTTACACGTTCTTCTTCAATATGAAAAATCCGTAACACCTTTTAGTGCTTCATTACATAACGGCAGCGAATCGAAAGCTATAGCTATCTTAGGACCAGAAAATCCCGCTATTGAACAATGCGCTAAGCTTCTTATTGAAAGAGGAATTGACGTGAATCACACAAACTGTTGGAATGAGACGCCATTGAGCTTAGCGATTAGATAcagatatataaaattaataaattttctcctcACAATAGATTATTTAGACTTGGATAGCTTCAAGGAATGCGGTAAACCTCTACGACAATATCTAAAATGGAATTTATACATCAACTTACCTCAGTCGTatgtagaagaagaagatatttcaaCCATGagattcaatttattaaaatctggCGATGAAGAAAGTTTCATGAGTTATAAAATTGAGAGTATTAGTGACAGTGTTAATTGTTTCGATGGGAATGATGCATACAATAGTAGTGGTACTATGCTACAACTTTGTATGATAAAAGGATACTTGGAATTTATACAAGATAAACATTCTAACGTGAAAAAACTGATCAATTACGATATTAAAGATACTCCCTTGTTAACTATCTTTAAAGCGAAAGGAATGTCAAg GtgcataatatttttgttagacAACGGAGCCGACCCTTCAATAACTTcaagaaaatttccaaaaacgcTTTTAGAATACTCGGCAATCAGAGGATATTATCCTTTTGTAGCAATTCTATTATATCACAAAAACAGCAAAATAAAttcgaatgaaatattttctattttgtctaaAGTATCGTCTATATTATTGgatgttgaaaatatatctaaggcattttatataaaatgtgtaatctatttacttttgaataaattagtgaTTTTAAATAGATATAATAAAGAGAGACTAACACATAAGAAACTTGAAGTATTGAACAAGATACTACACCAGTTAAATTTGGAGAACGACGATCTTCAGATGGACGATTCAGAAATGATTTGTCTTATTTTACACTTGGGTGCAAGTTTGACAGCCTGCGATCCGAAAGCTGATCGAAATGATTATCATAAAATGATCGTGCAACGTttagatcaaaatattttaaagtctCATTTTGATGATTGTATTCAAGGGACACGGTTTATATATGATAGTATAATACAAGATGATAATAAAGTATATGATGAGAATAGGACTTTAAATTTCTTGGTAAAAGATAGTTCAAAAAGAAAGTTATTAGTTCATCCGTTGATAATTGAGTTAACAAGACAAAAGTGGGCTAAAATGTGCAGGTTTTTTTACGTTGATATGTTGTTGTatacaatgtttttattgagCATTTATGTTTATATGATTTATACACATTTCAATCAGTCTTCTTTTTATATCAATagtgtgttttatttattattaattattcattttggaAAAGAAACAATGCAGCTTTTATTATTGTACGgatctaaatatttttacgaaacttctaataatttagaagtgacaacaatattttgttgtataataactattttatatcCCAATATTTATACTTCTGTTTTGTCTATATTAGTAggaacattaatatttttcattatgcTAGGGCAACTTCCATTCTTTTCTAagtatacaataatttttagttCAATTAGGTACTTCTTCCAATACACTGGGTTTTATTTCATACAGTTTGTCTCTTTCGCGTTAAgcttttatatagtttttccgTTTCCAGACTCATCCGATAACCCTAAATGGGGAGATATATTTAAAAGCTTATTTTACACCCTGATACAATTTACTGGAGAATTTAACGATAGGGTTTTAGAACCTACAGAATATCCAGTTTTCGGTAGAATAACAATGactgtatttatattttgtatgacTATTATATTGAATAACTTATTGGTGAGTCTTATGGTTTCGGATATGGATAACATACAAAAAAGAGGCAGATTGTATAAGCAAGTAAAATTAACGAGTTTTATAGAAAGTACGAGTAGATTCGTTAAACGGTTACATGATTTCAAGTAtctcaattttatcaaaaatattttgaaacacgtgaatatttttagaaaaggacatgaaaaagtatttataaatgtGAACATTGCTAAATTcaaagatgaaaataaagaatatttggaagatattaaaaaacgGGAAGTCTTTGATACAAATGTTTTGAAAGatgtttatacaattttattaaaataa